Proteins encoded together in one Felis catus isolate Fca126 chromosome B3, F.catus_Fca126_mat1.0, whole genome shotgun sequence window:
- the DIO2 gene encoding LOW QUALITY PROTEIN: type II iodothyronine deiodinase (The sequence of the model RefSeq protein was modified relative to this genomic sequence to represent the inferred CDS: inserted 1 base in 1 codon): protein MGILSVDLLITLQILPVFFSNCLFLALYDSVILLKHVVLLLSRSKSTRGEWRRMLTSEGMRCIWKSFLLDAYKQVKLGEDAPNSSVVHVSNSEGGDNSRNGAQVKIVDGGECHLLDFASPERPLVVNFGSATUPPFTSQLPAFSKLVEEFSSVADFLLVYIDEAHPSDGWAVPGDSSLSFEVKKHRNQEDRCAAAHQLLEHFSLPPQCRVVADRMDNNANVAYGVAFERVCIVQRQKIAYLGGKGPFYYNLQEVRRWLEKNFSKRXKSRLAG, encoded by the exons ATGGGCATCCTCAGCGTAGACTTGCTGATCACACTGCAAATTCTGCCAGTTTTTTTCTCCAACTGCCTCTTCCTGGCACTCTATGACTCGGTCATTCTCCTCAAGCACGTGGTGCTGCTGCTGAGCCGCTCCAAGTCCACTCGCGGGGAGTGGAGGCGCATGCTGACCTCAGAGGGAATGCGCTGCATCTGGAAGAGCTTCCTCCTCGATGCCTACAAGCAG GTGAAATTGGGTGAAGATGCCCCCAATTCCAGTGTGGTACATGTCTCTAATTCTGAAGGAGGTGACAACAGTAGAAATGGTGCCCAGGTGAAGATAGTTGATGGAGGCGAGTGCCACCTTCTTGACTTTGCCAGCCCTGAGCGTCCACTGGTGGTCAATTTTGGCTCAGCCACTTGACCTCCTTTTACTAGCCAGCTGCCAGCCTTCAGCAAACTGGTGGAAGAGTTCTCATCAGTGGCTGACTTCCTGTTGGTCTACATTGATGAGGCTCATCCTTCAGATGGTTGGGCAGTGCCTGGTgattcttctttgtcttttgaagtGAAGAAGCACCGGAACCAAGAAGACCGATGTGCAGCAGCCCACCAGCTTCTGGAGCATTTCTCCTTGCCGCCCCAGTGCCGAGTTGTGGCTGACCGCATGGACAATAATGCCAATGTAGCTTATGGTGTAGCCTTTGAACGTGTGTGTATTGTGCAGAGACAGAAAATTGCTTATCTAGGAGGAAAGGGGCCCTTCTACTACAACCTTCAAGAAGTCCGGCGTTGGCTGGAGAAGAATTTCAGCAAAA TGAAATCTAGATTAGCTGGTTGA